DNA from Leptospira harrisiae:
CAAGGGTGGTTACGATGGTTTTAACCAAGCAATTACCTTAGTTTTAAAAAGGCTACAAACCTAGGGTTTTTTCTAATCAAAATGACGAAAGATACAAGTGAAACAAGTTTCCACAAAAATTCTTTACAAAATTGGCAAGTAAACAGATAGTATACGTGCCAGTAGGAAGTTCAATGAATTTCACAACAAAACAAGTTAAAAATCATACAGTTGTTACTCTAGAGGGTTCCCTCGACATTTATTCTGCACCCGCATTAAAAAAAGAACTCCATAAAATCATCGATGACGGGGCCGAGTCTGTAGCAATTGACATGGTCAACATCAAACTTTTGGATTCCTCTGGGATTGCTCTTCTTGCCAACCTCCAAAAGAAGCTAAAGTCGGAAGAAGGACAATTTTTCCTACTGAATGTCAGCCAAGATGTAATGGTAATTTTGAAACTTTCGAGTTTAGATAAGTTTTTTACAATTTTAGGTGGCGAAGCGGAACTTCCATAACCGCTTTCGCTCCTCTGTCATTTTTTAGAGCCGGAAAAACTTCACCTCTCCTCTAACCACTGGCTCTTCCTTCGATTTTGGTTTTGTCCAATCTCCCGAATCATTCTGGATCCATCGGTTGGATTCTCCTTTGACTCCGGAATCAGTCACTACCTTTATCGGAATGCCTCGTTCAGCAGATACTTGTACTGACACAACCAGTTCGTAAGGGAGGTTTAATCCAAACGATCCTAGTTGGAGGGTAGCAAGATTCCCTTCGATTTTTACTTCTTCACAAATGACTTCACGCCCATCTCGTAACTTTACTTTGAGTTTTAATGGGGTCTGTGGACTGTTTTTTTTCACCTGTGTCAGGTTTTGTGTGACTTCTGGCACCTTCAGTTTAGTTTCATCTATTTCTGGAACAAGAGGAATCTTTTCTTCTGAAACAACCGCAGCTAGTTTGGTTGTTTCGCTTTTAGATACTTCTAGAGATTCACGAATGTTCTCTTTAATTTGATTGAGTTCTTTTGATTCTTCTTCTGAGAGATTGGATGCAGTTTCTGCTTTTAGAACTTTTTCAATGATTACGGGTTTTAGGACTAAACTTTTCCCTTCTTCAATATTTTCTGCAGCTTTTGTATCTCCAAGTTTTGTAGCTTCTTCTTTCGAAAAAGCCACGAGAGATTTATTTTCTTGATAAAAATTTCCAATCAGCAACAAACGTCTGTTTGCCCGAATGGCCACTTCCTTGTTTTCTTTTTGTTTTACGAGTTGGATGTATTCTTTGACCGCATTCGAGGTTTTTCCTAATTCTTCCATTGCCCGAGCTTTGACATAGGATTGGTCTTTTGTTAAAACAGGCAAAGTTTCTAATGTTTTTAAAGTTTCTTCATAATCGCCACTTTGGAAAAGCGAGTAAGCCAGCTCTTCAGGTGATTTTTTTTTGTTTTTGAGTTCTAACTTTTTCTTTTCACCCTCTTCTAAAAAACTTATGAGAAGACTCGCATTTTCTGCATAGTGGGTTCCAGCAAATAAATCAATAGTTTTGGTGAGTTTCACAAAGGCTTTTTCTCTTTCACCCATCATCACCAAACAGTAACCATGGTGAAGGAGAGTGAATGCCATTTCATCCGACAAAGAAGATGTTACTGAATCTTCCAATTCTTGGTATTTTTTAGAAGCAATTGGATACTTTCTTGTCCTTTCCATATAGAAAGCAAACTGCAAACGAATGATTGTTTTTTGTTGTTCCTCTAACTCTAATGCTGGTTTAAAATTTAAAAAACGTACAGAGTTAATGACATAAAGACCAAATCGATCTTGCCAACTCATTTTTAAATCTAATCCTTCTGTCTCCGAATTCATAATTCCTGATTCTAAGATATTAACTTTGACTTCAGTCATATAATCATCTTTAGAGAGAAACATTTGTTTTAATCTTTCACGTAAGGTTTGTGAAGAGAGTTCGTAATTCATTAATTGGTCACGAAGAATTCCAAATCGTAATTCTTGTAATTTGACACTGACAATGGACTGTGAAGCCAAAGCAAAAAAGAAAAACAAAACAAAAAAAAGAGAGAAAAAGAAAAACTTTTTCATTCCGGTACATCAAGGACAATCATAGTGACATCATCCTTATATTCCTCGTGTTTTTCTTCTAGAAGTGCCATCGCCTTTTCTACAATTTCTGCATTAGGCAAATGAATGTTTTCTAATACTACCTCGGTGAATCTCTCTAAACCAAAAAGTCCACCTTCTTTGATCGGAGTTTCTACGACTCCATCGGTATACAGAATGATTTTATCACCCGGAAGAACAGGAAAGGATTCTAATGAGTATTGGATGTCATCTCCCATGCCAAGTGGTGGACCAGAACTATCAACATAAGTGATTTCTTTTGTGGAAGGTCGAATGATGAAAGGGGCATTGTGGCCAGCATTCACAAATTTCACGACTCCCGGTTCTTCAAATACTACAAATACACCGGTTGCAAAAAAAGATGCCTGAAGTCGATTGGCGATCACTTCACCTAATTGATTGATTGCTTGGATTGCAGAATGGTTTTCTTTCATAATGGCTTGGAGAGACATCGCCATAACAACTGTTACTAAAGCTGCCGAGACACCATGCCCAGATGCGTCTGCTAAAAAAAAGCCATAATAATTATTTTCAGGAAATTGAAAGTATTGGTATAAATCTCCAGAAACTTCTCGCATGGGTCGGTATAATTTACCAATGTTGAATTTTTTGAATTTTTTCACAGAAGGCAAAAATAGTTCTTGTACTTCTTTACCAATTTGAAGTTCTTGATTGATTTCTTCATTTAATCGTGTAATGGTAGTTACTTTATTTTGAATTTCTTCTGCCATTAAGTTAAACGATTTTCCTAAACTATCCAATTCATCATTACTTTTAAAATTCCATGTGACCCTGGATTCTAAATTTCCAGTAGCCATTTGTTTAGATGCAACTTCTAAGGAGCCAACTCGTTTGAAAATAGCTCTGTAAACAAGTATGGCAAAAATGATATGAAATACAATTCCCCAAAGAACTGCATAACCCACTTGGATGTAGAGTTGTTTTAATCGGTCTTGGATGGAGGAAATATTAAAATGTGTGAAAAGAAAAACTTCTTTTGCATCGGAGAGTCGGATCGGTAATAAAAAATCCACTGTAAAATCTGATTCATTCAGATCTAAACTATACCTTGCCTTGAAGAGATTCCCTTCTTTATCTGAGGAGACCTCTTTGGTTTTTTTCAAAACTGCATCTGTGATTTCTTTGATTCCAGGTCCAGAATCGGGTTCGGAAAGGATGATTTTTCCTTCCGCATCAAAGATGGAAAATTTTGTGATTTCATACAATTTTAAGGTTTTGCGAAAAACTTCAAAACTTTCGTCTTTTTCACCGGAAAGACCAATGGCTTGGATGTCAGCAAGAATGGTGTTGGCAAGGTTTTCTGACTGAAATTGGAAGTTCTTAAGGAGTAAATCCGATTGATTTTCAAAAATCATCACCGTAAAAAAGATGATATTGAGTAAGGCAAGAAGGGAATAAAAGAGTCCAATCTTAAAGCGTAAGGAATTCGTCGTTTTGATTTTGCTTTTGTTCACGGCAATTACTTGTATTGTCGATAATTAAGTGATAGAAATCTATCACAAAATTGAGATTTTCCCATTGGTTTTAGGCATCCACATATTCTTCTTACGCTCCTTTCGGGCAATCATCCTAACCATTCTACTGTTTTTTGGTATCTCTAGTCTCTTCGCCGATAAGATTCGATTGAAATCAGGAGAAATACTGAATGGAAAGGTTGTGAATGTCACGACTTCCCACGTGGAATGGCAAGACCAAGGAAAACGTTATAAGTTTCTAAATTCAGAAGTTTTGGGGATCGATGTGGGTTATGACGGGCTCCCCGCTTGTGCTGATTATAAAACATTTGGAGTGGAAGATTGTGATTTGATCCTCACCAAATTGACCAAATCCAATGCTAGTTTTTCCAAAAAAAGTAGCCCTTTGGAATTAGAGGTCGTTCCGTTAAAAAAAATCTCTTCTTTGAAAGTGAGTTTTGAATCGGGACTTCCCATGGAACGTTACATTGAACCTGGGGCAAAAGGTAAATGGGTATTTGGCGAAAAAGAAATCATCGGAAATTTCAAAACCTTAGAAAGAGGTAGAATCATCATTGAAACCGAATCCAAAACTTTGGAATCGGTAGATATTCTTGATTTCCAGTCCTTTGAAATTCAAAATAAATCAGTGATTGTAAAAGTCATTAAAGAAGAAACACCCAAAGTGATTCCTGGTTATTCTCCGATCGCAGAAAAAAGGTATGGTAAAGCTGCGATTATTTTCGGAGGGGCATTCCTCTCCGGCTTAGGAATGTTATATGAATACAATGCTTCAGTCAATGCTATCAATAAAGATATTGAATATTTTCCTACAAGTGATGGAAGAGTTTTGATATTTGCAAATACTCTTAGCACAAACAATTATGATTTCCACAGGCAACGTTTTTTAATCTACTCAGTTGTATTTACTTCTATTATATCTTATAGTTTAATAGATAGTTTTTATTTGGGTCGAATGGAATCCAAAAATGAAAATGCCAATGGTGTTTATTTAAAACCATTGTTAGATATGAAACCGAATGTCAGTTCAAATTTATTAGGAGCTGGGAATCAATGGAAACCAAATGACAGTTTGTTTTATGGATTTAGTTTTGAATCTAAGTTTTAGTATACTTTGACTAAACGAATGATTTTCTTAAAAACAAATTTTTGAAATTTTGTTTCAACCGAAGAAAATGCCATTTAATCAGAAATGGAAAAGGAATTTTATCTAACTGGCACATCGCCCCACAATTCCCCTCTTCGTTTTCTCTGCACCAAAGGATGGTTCCTGAAAGTCCCACAAAACAATCCAAACCAATCCAAAGATCAAATTTGACTTTCGTGTTTTCTGTAAACATCTGTGAGGTGGGGAGATAAAACATATTTGCCTGAATATGGAAGATTGCTGAGTTTTCTTCAATGTTATTTAAGTGTAAATCAACGGAACTAAAAAGAGGAACAGCAAGCATCCTATCCCGAAAAAAATATGGATTTAGAATTCCAGCAAAGAAAAACATTAGCGATAGTATAACCGGATACATCACAAATAATGCGAAGTAATCTTGTAACGCAAGATCAGGAAATTTAAATGAAATCCATTCTGGCGATTCAGTTAATAAATAAACTGATAAAATTCCTGGAATGATAAAAAATGCAGTCAGGATCGAGTGACGTAAACTCGGGAATTGTAACAGTTTTATCCCTGAGGTGGAAATATGTTTTTGGACATTTTGTATCCATCCTTCATGTCGATTGTGTCGACTTAGTATTTCATATTCTTCCATACTCATATTCATTAATTTTAGAATATGTCCAGGGACGAGAATTCTTGATTTTGCGATTGTTAATTCCAGGAAAAAAAATAGAGAAAGAATACAAAAAGGAAGAACAAAAAGTAAATCAATTTCTTGAAATATGGAAAGATTATACAGTCCATGAATTCCAACACATATAAAAAATCCAAACCCAAGTTTGCCCCATTTAAAAATTGGATTTTTATGAAATAAAAACATCATAAGGTATGCACCAACAAGTCCCCCATTCATCATATGGATCGGGAGTGCGGTAATTGAACGAAGTACTTGTGACCATAGACCGGTGTTGATAAAATACAAAATATTTTCAACCAACCCAAATCCACCACCTAACACAAGGCCATAGAAGATTCCGTCAGTAACTGTGAATTCATCCTGATTTTTTCTAAAAAATAAGTAGATCCCAAGAAGTTTTGCAAATTCTTCTACAAAGGAAGAAAGGATAAATGCATTCCAGTATGGTCCACCATCAGGTAACCAATTTGAAAGTGCCGCTTGTATAGCAATGGCTACCCCTGCACTAAAAATTGAAAATGCAAAAGCAGTGTATTGTAAAAAGGATTCTGTATACCTATAAAAATGAAATCGATAAAATGAATAATAAAACCCTAGGGTCAGAAGATTGATAAGACAAATGATCAAACTAGGTATCGAAATTTGACTGATCATTTGGTATGATTAACGGCAGAAAAACCCTGAAAATCAATGAGAAATGCTAAAGAAATTAGCACTAAACTAATCTTTTTACTGCCTTTCGTAAACCTTCAATGGTTAGGGGAAACATAGGAACAACATCTTCGATGGCTTCGATGGTGGGAGCTCCCCAAAAACGTTTTGGTTCGGGGTTGAGCCAAACAGATTCAGGGAAAAAACCAACTAATTCTTTCAAAGATTCAAGTCCACTTTTTGCCTTTCTTTGTTTTTCATCAGAACTTGCCGAATGATACGCATAAGGATTGTAAGGTGTTCCAGTTAATTCGTATGGAGCCATGTATGCATCGCCTACAAAAATCAATTTTGTATTTTTTCGAAATTTTTCTTCAAAATGTTTGAGAGAGATTCTGGACTGGAACTCATGGTTCTCATACAAGTATTCGTGGAAAATATTATGGAAAAAATAATTATGAACTTCTTTGAAATGATATAGTCCCAGGCTAGCACTAAAAAGTTTACTCACTCGTTCTGAATGAGGGGTCATACTCCCGCCTATGTCCATAATGAGCACAAGTCGGAGTGAGTTTTTGCGTTCTCTTTCTTCGACCAGTTCAATCTCACCGCCATTTTCGCAGGTTTTATCGATGGTCTTCTCTACATGGAGTTCTCTCCTTCCTTCTTTTTTTAGAAAGCGTAACTCTTTTAAAGCAAGTTGGATGGATCTTGTATCTAAAATTTCATCTTCCCGGTAAGCTTTGTATTTTCTTTCATTCCACGAACTCACCCCCGAACGATTTCCCTCCCCTTCCGTATTTCCTCCTATTGATATTCCATTGGGATTGAATCCTGAGTTTCCAAAAGGAGAAGTGCCGGAAGTTCCTACCCATTTATTTCCGCCGTCATGACGTTCTTTTTGTTCAGCCAATCGCTTTTTAAGCTCTTCAATGACTTCTTCCATACTCATATGAGGAGCATTCAACTTCTCAGCATCTGTTAAGTGTTTGGGAATATTATTTTCTAACCATTCAAATAAGGTATCTCGGAATTGAATTCTTTCTTCTTTCCATGAACCAAATGTTTTGGAAAAAGCTAAGTCATAACTATCATAGTATTTTAGATCTTTTACAAAATTGAGCCGGCCCACTCTGTAGAGCTGGTCCAAATTCATATAACCAGACGGATCTGTTAATTTCCTTAGGGTGGCGAGGAAAGCTATAAGTTCTCCCGTTGAACAAGGAACAGATTCTCTGCGTAGATTGTAAAAAAAATCTAAAAACATTTTAGTTCAAATAGACTCGGTAATCCTCTTCCGACTTAAATAAAGTCCCAGCAAAAGGAATTTTACTCGAATCTAAGGTTTCTCCGGAAACAAGTAGAACCTGAATCCAATCTAAAAGTTCGCTTGTTGACGGTTTTTTTCGAAGGCTTTCAATTTTTCTAATCGAATAAAACATCGCCAATGCTTTTTCCATAAACTCTGTTTCAATGGAAGGGTAATGAGCTTTGATGATTTCCTTCATTGCTTCGCGTTTGGGAAATTCTATATAATGAAAAATACAACGCCTTAAAAACGCATCAGGCAGTTCTTTTTCATTATTCGAAGTGATGATGACAATTGGCCTTTCTTTGGCGATGATATGTTCTTTGGTTTCCGGAATAAAAAATTCCATTTTATCCAATTCTAATAGTAAATCATTTGGAAATTCGATGTCCGCTTTATCAATTTCATCAATGAGAACCACAGCTTTGTGGGTTTGAGAAAAAGCTTCACCCAAGGCGCCAAGTCGGATATAGTTTTTCACATCGCGCACACGCAGCATGGCTTCCTCTTCAGGAAACCGGGAATCATTTAGTCTTGAAACAGCATCGTAAAAATAAAGACCCTCTTTCGCAAGACTTGTGGATTTGATATGCCATCGGTAGAATGGAACTTTTTTGGTCTCGGCAAGGAAACTTGCAAGCAGTGTCTTTCCAGTCCCTGGTTCTCCTTTTAGGAGGAGTGGTCGTTTTGTAATTTCCGCAACTTGGACCGCTTCTTTCAGATCTTCAGACAGGATGTAATCAGCCATGGTATACCTTTTGGACTCCAATCTTTTTCGAAAAACAGGGGAATCCACTAAAAATTGCTTTTTGTAAGAAATTGAATTCCCATATTGAGGAATTGGAACGATAGTTAATTATGGGCGATTTTGATAATACGAAAAGGGCAATTGGCGTAGGGAAACTGGATGATTCTGCAAGAAAGGATATGTTCAATAAGTTTGTCAGTGCCGGCGGGGAGATCATAAAAGAAAAACAACCGCCGAAAGAAGACGAAACAAAAAAAAATCGTCCCGAACCAAAGGTGCGCCAAAGTACAGTTTCTCGCGGAGGAGATGATAGCCGTTCGGGAAGTCGTGGAAACAACCAAAACAAATCTGATTCTGGAAATTCTCGCTCCCAAGCAGATTCCAAAGCACAATACGAAAGAGAAATCAGTAGTTTCTCCGCTCGGTTTGGAATCAAACTGAAGTGCTGGCTTGCACGGGTCACTTCTTTTGGATCGAGTGATCTAACTCCCAAGTTTATGCATGATTTTAGCATACGCGCTAAACAAGCATTAATTGAACTTCAGTATAGCGGGAACGAACTTTTAGCCAATCAACAATACTCTCCACAACTGAGTAAGGCACTCGATAAAATTAATCCCCTACTTGTAGAATTGCTTGCAATGGGTCAAAAGTTATATAATGGCCCAGAGTTAACAGACATTACAGATCCGATCATGGTTGCGCCAGAATCACCTGTTGCCATCGAACGTGTCAAAAATCCAATTTATGCACTTTTTAAAAGAATGTACATACTTTATCCATACCAAGAGACTTTGAAAAAATCTTTTGTGCAAGCATTTGATGAGTTGCAAAAATTGGAAGGAAAACCTTCCCTAATTTATGCGAACAAAAAACGAAAAGTTACGCAAGAAATTGATAATCTCTTCGAAGGATTTTTTGACAGACTTTATCTTGTAATCTTACGAGCTGAAAACAAAAATATACCACTTATTTCCCGTTATATGGAAAATCTTCTAGGTATTAATCCAGAAGATCGACCTGGACAAAGAAAATCAGGAGAAAATGTACCTGGTGGTAAAGAATTAGAAACTAAAGAAGACAAAAAAGACGAAGACTCCAAGGATGAGGATAAAAAAGAGGATGAAGTCCCTCTTTCCAAAGAACAGGCGTATGGACTACGTTTAATGCAAATGTATTCTATTCCTAAACTTCGGAAAAAATTTGATCCTAAAAATGAATATTCCAACATACCTGATTCTGACAAAGCACTGCTTGCTTTATTTTACTTTTATGAATTCGATGATGAATATTCCTTTGTGATGACCACAAAAAAGATCGATATTAAACCTGGCTCGATTAACGGAGTGAAGGTGGATTATCGACAGAAAATGTTGGACATTTATGAAGGTACAAGAACCATCATTGATCAATTTCGAATTTATAATGACATTCTAAGAGAATTAGAAAAACACAAAGCAAACCCTGGCGCCAATTATATTGAAGCATCAAAGAAATTAACAGGAATTGAACAAAAACGTACTGGACAATCAAGAACGGTACGTTTGGCCATTAAAGAATTTAGTTTAAAATCCAGAGATTCCCTACTTGTGCTCATTAAAGATATGAAAGGCAAAAAGGAAATTGTGGCGAATATGAATGACGTTTTGACTTTAGATTCAATGGAGTCTCGCAAACGACTTAATAAAAAACCGGTCAAACAATGTATCATGGAATCCTATTGTTATCTGATGGCCTTGTATGACAGATTAGAAACTGGAGACTTGTTTGGTGGACTTGTCGAACTCACTCCAGAACAAATGAAAGCATCTTTTGGTGTGGACATGGGAACAGGCAATGTTGAATCCAGTGGAACAGAACTTGCTGATTTGGAAAAGGAAACAAATGAAATTGTTACTTCGAGTAAAACTGGAACTGAGACGGAAAGTACGGATGCTGACGAAACTTCTTCAGATGAAGAAAATGACAGTTCTGACGATCCTTTAGATGATGACATATTACCATCGGGGAATCCATTTTAATGGCAGTCATCAAAATCGCAATTTATCAAAAGAACTTACACAAACGTATTAGCCCAGAGGAAATTTCCAAAATCCAACAATCAAAGGCTCACTTTTTAATTTTACCCGAAGGTTTTCCTCATTTTTTTCAAAGTGAATCACCTGAGAGTGCCACCAAACACGAAAAGGAATACCAAGACCATCTGTTGGAAATTTCTGAAAGTTTTCCTGGTGTGATCCTTGGCGGAAGCCATTATCGTAAAAATGAACAAGGACAATTGGTTTCCGTATTACCTATTGTCCAATCCTTAGTTCTAGTTGACTTTTATGAAAAAAAATCTCCCTCTTCGTTGAACGAACCCGGTGTGACTCCGGGAAAAACGGAATCAATTTTTATAATGGGTGGCCTTCGTTTTGGACTTCTTGTCGGTGAAGATTTAGAAAATAAATCCATTTGGGATGAATTTAAAAAAGAAGATATTGAAATTATATTTTATCTTTCGTCTGCAGATCAAAAACGATCTTACGAAGAAGATTTAACTTTTTTTGAATCTCTTGCAAAAGAAAAATCAGTTCATATCATTCGTGTTTGTGGTCCATCAGAAGGAAAACCTGCAAGAAGTTTATATGCATCACCGTCTGGAATCAATTGGAAAGTTGGAAAAATCGAAGAAGATAAAGATGTATTAAAAACTTTATCTGTAAACGTAATGAGGAGTTATTTGTTATAAATTATCTATTGGGACAAATGGAAAAACACTCTGTCCCAATTTCTTTTGTTATCTAAATGATTCTTTATTTTTTATCTAATTCTTTCCAGTCCATCGTAAAAAGAAGGATCACAATTCCAATAGAGACACAAGAGTCTGCCACATTAAATGCAGGCCAACGATCGAAGAGTAGAAAATTTGGCCACTCAAAGTCTAAAAAGTCTACTACACCAATGAATTCAATACCTGGTTTTTCAGGAGTGAATCCAAATCGAAATCCAACACCTGGAATTTTTACGAAGAATTTATCCAAAAAGTTTCCAAAGGCACCCGCCATCACAAAATTCCATCCCCAGGCATTTCCCAAATCAGCATTTTGCCAACGGTAAAAGATAAGAAATACAATCGCAAAGCCTGTCGCAAATAAAGATGGAAGTGCATTGTCCTGAAAAAGGCCAAATACAAAACCCGTATTGAATGTTAAAGACAATCTGAAAAAATCACCTAACACGGGAATACTTTCATGTGCTACCATTTTTGTTATAATGATATATTTAGATAGTAGATCTAAAAAAAGGCCAACTAGAACAAAGGCCAAGTATCCAGGTTTAAATACGGAAAAAAATGGGGTTTTAGGTAGATTCATAAATTAGAGAAGGTCCGTTTATTTTTGTTTCCAATAACTTAGACTTGATTTGGCTAAAGACCAAAAACTCAGTCCTGATAGTATATAAAATAATATGCTTGGTTCTTTCCAGAATTTTTCCGAATAATACATTCCGAAAAAGAAAAATATCGAACCCAAAGCACCAAAGGTGAATATTTCTTTTAGTCTAAGCTCCTCTTTTCTTGTAGAATCAGGGGTTTGAAATTCTCCCCGATTCCATTTGTATAAAAAATCATTTAATTCTTTGGGTAAAGAAAATAGGCTTGTGATGAATTCTTCTCCTTCGTCTTTCCAAAGTTTTTTTAAGGAACTTCCCTTGAGAACAATTTGAGAAAATGGTTTTTCAGCATAGTCAATCATTGAGCGAGTTGGGTCAAGGTAGGATGAATTTCCAAGCAACAGAGCAAGGACCCGGTGCAGGCTAAGGAAATTTGGTGGTAATTTGAGACTGGAAAGTAGACGTTTTAAACTCACCTGAATTTCTTTTAAAAAACGAAGGTCTTCGGCTGGCCTTAGTGTATCCAGCCCAATATTTCTAAAATGATCTGTGGATTCTAAAATGCGATTGAGTTTCTCTAGGGAATATTTAACAATCTGAATTAATTCTTCTTTTGATAATGATTCTGTAACAGCACCTAATTCGAATAAGGATTCGGTGATTAAGTGATAGTCTTTTCGCATAGCCCCAATTAAAATTCTTTCTAAAATTCGTGTTTCCTCTTCGGAAATGGATTGTACTGCGCCGAAGTCGATAAAACAAAGTTCACCTGATTCCATAAAAATTAAATTCCCTGGATGTGGATCGGCGTGAAAAAAACGATATTCAAATATCATTAAGATATACGCACGAACTAGTTTTTCTAAATTCGGATTCTTTTTTGTATGAGGTTCGAATGGATTTAGTTCATAGATTTTTTTCCCCTCTACAAACTCGGTTACTAGTGTATGTTTATTACATAGTTCATCAATTGGATTTGGAAAATAAAAATCTTTTTCCAACGCAAACAATTGTTTTGTATATTTTAGGTTTTTAAGTTCACTCCGAAGGTCAAGTTCAGAACGAATCATTGTGTTTAATTGTTCGTTTACTTCTTTTGCTGAAACTTTAAATACAAACCGATCAATGAGCCAAATGATCCGAGAAATCGTTTTTAAGTCACGAATGGCATCTTCTTCGATTTTAGGGTAAAGAGTTTTGATGGCAACTTTTTTATCGTTATAATAACCTATATGAACTTGGGCTGTGGAGGCACTTGCATAAGAAGTTTTATCCAAATCGGTAAAAATTTCCTCCATGGATTTTCCATAATCGCTTAACCAGCGCTTATTGATCTCTTGAAATTCTCGGGGCGGAATTTTGTCCTGCAAATCTTGGAGTTCCCATAAAAATTCTTCCGGTAAAACATGAAATAAATTACTGATAAATTGCCCAATTTTAATGTAAACTCCTCCCATTTGGAAAAATAAATTTTTTGTTTCCTTTCCCTTTCTTCTAAGAAACTGAATTCGAATGGATTCGTATTTACTTTGTGATGTAAATTTTTTTTTGATTTTGGCTAAAATGAGATACTGTAACCAAGTTTTGATCACAAATAGATAAATAGAAGCAGACCGATTTTTTTTTGTGTTCATGGTTTTCGCCTATAAATTGATTCTATCAAGTGTAAAATCTCGATATTATCCGAAAGTGTACCTTCCATTGTTTGTTTTCTGCCTTGAATCACTCGGAAAATTTCATCATAAATTCCAATAAACGCATTCGATGTTTCTGGTTTGGGGAAATGTTTGGGAACAAATGGAACCAAACTACGAAAGTCTTGGTATAACTTGGAAGGTTCCGATTGGTAAAAAGAAAATCCATCGTTTGAACAAATGATTCGATTTGTATCTGTATGAATGTCTAACTCAAACTGGAAGTAATCTCGTTCGCCAGAAACATCTAAAAACACTTCCACTCCGGACTGGTTTTGAAACCATGCAAGGGCTCGAGATTCCACTGTATTTTTTTTTGGTTTTTCTAACTTGGAATGGATTAATTTTGGATTCTCAACCAACCAATGGATAAGATCAACTGCATGTGTTCCGTCGTGAAGTAACGGGCCGCCACCTAACTTCGAAAAGGCAAGCCCAGGGTTTTTTGCAGAAGTAAAAACCGATGCTCGAATGGATTTTAGGTTTCCAAAAACTCCTTTTGTTAGTTGGTTTTTCACAAACTGGTAACTAGGATGGTAACGCCTTTCGTGATTGATCCAAATTCTCGTTTTGTGTTTTTTTGCGTATTTTTGAATCCTCTTTGCGCCTTCTTCGGAAAGTGCCACGGGTTTTTCAATGAGTAAATTAGGAATTCCCGATTGGATGCAGTGGATGGCCCATTCTTCGTGATAGGCACTCGGCGTAGAGATTACAGCCAATTCGATAGGGCTAGGGAGGGAAGTTTTTTGTGGGTCCCTTGCAACTAACA
Protein-coding regions in this window:
- a CDS encoding VWA domain-containing protein — its product is MFLDFFYNLRRESVPCSTGELIAFLATLRKLTDPSGYMNLDQLYRVGRLNFVKDLKYYDSYDLAFSKTFGSWKEERIQFRDTLFEWLENNIPKHLTDAEKLNAPHMSMEEVIEELKKRLAEQKERHDGGNKWVGTSGTSPFGNSGFNPNGISIGGNTEGEGNRSGVSSWNERKYKAYREDEILDTRSIQLALKELRFLKKEGRRELHVEKTIDKTCENGGEIELVEERERKNSLRLVLIMDIGGSMTPHSERVSKLFSASLGLYHFKEVHNYFFHNIFHEYLYENHEFQSRISLKHFEEKFRKNTKLIFVGDAYMAPYELTGTPYNPYAYHSASSDEKQRKAKSGLESLKELVGFFPESVWLNPEPKRFWGAPTIEAIEDVVPMFPLTIEGLRKAVKRLV
- a CDS encoding AAA family ATPase, producing MADYILSEDLKEAVQVAEITKRPLLLKGEPGTGKTLLASFLAETKKVPFYRWHIKSTSLAKEGLYFYDAVSRLNDSRFPEEEAMLRVRDVKNYIRLGALGEAFSQTHKAVVLIDEIDKADIEFPNDLLLELDKMEFFIPETKEHIIAKERPIVIITSNNEKELPDAFLRRCIFHYIEFPKREAMKEIIKAHYPSIETEFMEKALAMFYSIRKIESLRKKPSTSELLDWIQVLLVSGETLDSSKIPFAGTLFKSEEDYRVYLN
- a CDS encoding amidohydrolase produces the protein MAVIKIAIYQKNLHKRISPEEISKIQQSKAHFLILPEGFPHFFQSESPESATKHEKEYQDHLLEISESFPGVILGGSHYRKNEQGQLVSVLPIVQSLVLVDFYEKKSPSSLNEPGVTPGKTESIFIMGGLRFGLLVGEDLENKSIWDEFKKEDIEIIFYLSSADQKRSYEEDLTFFESLAKEKSVHIIRVCGPSEGKPARSLYASPSGINWKVGKIEEDKDVLKTLSVNVMRSYLL
- a CDS encoding lipoprotein signal peptidase — its product is MNLPKTPFFSVFKPGYLAFVLVGLFLDLLSKYIIITKMVAHESIPVLGDFFRLSLTFNTGFVFGLFQDNALPSLFATGFAIVFLIFYRWQNADLGNAWGWNFVMAGAFGNFLDKFFVKIPGVGFRFGFTPEKPGIEFIGVVDFLDFEWPNFLLFDRWPAFNVADSCVSIGIVILLFTMDWKELDKK
- a CDS encoding ABC1 kinase family protein encodes the protein MNTKKNRSASIYLFVIKTWLQYLILAKIKKKFTSQSKYESIRIQFLRRKGKETKNLFFQMGGVYIKIGQFISNLFHVLPEEFLWELQDLQDKIPPREFQEINKRWLSDYGKSMEEIFTDLDKTSYASASTAQVHIGYYNDKKVAIKTLYPKIEEDAIRDLKTISRIIWLIDRFVFKVSAKEVNEQLNTMIRSELDLRSELKNLKYTKQLFALEKDFYFPNPIDELCNKHTLVTEFVEGKKIYELNPFEPHTKKNPNLEKLVRAYILMIFEYRFFHADPHPGNLIFMESGELCFIDFGAVQSISEEETRILERILIGAMRKDYHLITESLFELGAVTESLSKEELIQIVKYSLEKLNRILESTDHFRNIGLDTLRPAEDLRFLKEIQVSLKRLLSSLKLPPNFLSLHRVLALLLGNSSYLDPTRSMIDYAEKPFSQIVLKGSSLKKLWKDEGEEFITSLFSLPKELNDFLYKWNRGEFQTPDSTRKEELRLKEIFTFGALGSIFFFFGMYYSEKFWKEPSILFYILSGLSFWSLAKSSLSYWKQK